In one window of Musa acuminata AAA Group cultivar baxijiao chromosome BXJ3-2, Cavendish_Baxijiao_AAA, whole genome shotgun sequence DNA:
- the LOC135582419 gene encoding uncharacterized protein LOC135582419 isoform X1, whose translation MAAAETEVDGPAIRTLGALFSVSTVYLSDDARVSDLEVSDRIGSLEEEEEEEGEESESRRSTITCDASKSGKQETDYCYLMEDAELAQSMAALGLPVSFKTNKQRKVSTSAKRKGMLVKSKYAHNDVEEQDPGISKVEKVLRDGTILPVSINSTEWVASNLDDLEESPSSSVHFDAQFVCETAVTTSEVGESQDCDEIITLEHVVDEFQTSGGNVDVKILDHNKNLDTGSFTQDVSEELSSGHYLELPNKQESDNTSVCLEVGDWRVLWDDYYRRNYFYDSITQQTTWYAPPGFAYLASNQSTSNGLSADAAEQHSGFEIDCDTDRHQDANVIQAESDPLLENEIVIDQMLSDSSDKSNYVNCLGINRGSESFNTITNAKEVSEYLFSDHPTCINDNTRDELETLDKQAEKVTHDEASLEIPIQNCLITSSDEIGYVGEGNEGSMTDELGNNYVSLNGKKKRRARRQKSEPKSPGVYEGVSASTFKYWCQRYSLFTRYDSGIKLDEEGWFSVTPEPIARHHANRCGGGVVIDCFAGVGGNAIQFAIKSNYVIAIDIDPQKVEFAYHNSTIYGVRDKIDFVQGDFFKMAAYMKGDSVFLSPPWGGPDYAKVQTYDIRSMLKPHDGYHLFKIASRIASKVVIYLPRNVDFNQLAELSLSVDPPWTLEVEKNILNGRLKAVTAYFTSTS comes from the exons ATGGCAGCCGCCGAGACCGAAGTGGATGGCCCGGCTATCCGAACCCTGGGCGCCCTGTTCTCCGTCTCGACTGTCTACCTCTC GGATGACGCTAGGGTTAGCGACTTGGAGGTCTCTGATCGCATTGGTAgcctggaagaagaagaagaagaagaaggtgaagaAAGCGAATCCAGG AGATCTACTATCACTTGTGACGCCAGCAAAAGCGGCAAGCAGGAAACAGATT ATTGTTATTTGATGGAAGATGCGGAACTAGCTCAGAGTATGGCTGCTCTTGGACTCCCAGTTTCTTTCAAGACAAATAAGCAG AGAAAGGTGTCTACTTCAGCGAAGAGAAAGGGAATGCTGGTGAAATCTaagtatgctcataatgatgtagAGGAACAAGATCCTGgcatttctaaagttgaaaaggTTCTTCGTGATGGCACAATTTTACCTGTTTCCATCAATAGTACAGAATGGGTAGCTTCTAATCTTGATGATTTAGAGGAAAGTCCTAGTAGCAGTGTGCACTTTGATGCACAGTTTGTATGCGAAACTGCTGTAACCACTAGTGAGGTTGGTGAAAGTCAAGATTGTGATGAAATAATCACATTGGAACATGTGGTTGATGAATTTCAAACATCTGGTGGCAATGTAGATGTTAAAATTTTAGACCATAATAAGAATTTAGATACTGGAAGTTTTACGCAAGATGTTTCGGAAGAGTTGAGCTCTGGACATTATTTGGAGTTGCCTAACAAACAG GAGTCTGATAATACTTCTGTATGCTTGGAAGTTGGTGACTGGAGGGTATTATGGGATGATTATTATCGGAGAAACTACTTTTACGACTCCATAACACAGCAGACAACTTGGTACGCTCCTCCGGGATTCGCGTATCTGGCATCCAACCAATCTACTTCTAATGGCTTGTCTGCTGATGCAGCTGAACAGCATTCAGGCTTTGAGATTGATTGTGATACTGACAGACATCAGGATGCAAATGTAATACAAGCTGAAAGTGATCCACTCCTGGAAAACGAAATTGTTATAGATCAGATGCTATCAGATTCCTCTGATAAAAGCAACTATGTTAATTGTCTTGGTATAAATCGTGGCTCTGAAAGTTTCAACACGATCACCAATGCCAAAGAAGTTTCAGAGTATCTATTTTCAGACCATCCTACATGCATCAATGACAATACCAGAG ATGAGCTTGAAACTTTGGATAAACAAGCAGAGAAAGTCACTCACGATGAGGCATCACTTGAAATTCCCATACAAAACTG TTTGATCACTTCATCAGATGAGATAGGTTATGTTGGAGAAGGAAATGAAGGCTCTATGACAGATGAGCTGGGCAATAATTATGTGTCTCTTAATGGCAAAAAGAAGAGGAGAGCAAGAAGGCAAAAATCAG AGCCTAAATCGCCAGGAGTTTATGAAGGTGTCTCTGCCAGTACTTTCAAGTATTGGTGCCAGAGATATTCACTATTTACCCGATATGATAGTGGCATAAAGTTGGATGAAGAAGGATGGTTTTCTGTCACACCGGAGCCCATTGCAAGACATCATGCAAACCGTTGTGGTGGTGGTGTTGTGATTGATTGTTTTGCTGGAGTTGGTGGAAATGCTATCCAATTTGCCATAAA GAGTAATTATGTTATTGCCATTGACATTGATCCTCAAAAGGTTGAGTTCGCATATCATAATTCTACTATTTATGGAGTTCGTGACAAAATAGACTTTGTTCAAGGTGATTTTTTCAAGATGGCAGCTTACATGAAG GGAGACTCCGTGTTTCTATCACCGCCTTGGGGTGGACCAGATTATGCAAAAGTGCAAACTTATGATATCAGATCCATGCTTAAGCCTCATGATgg GTACCATCTCTTCAAAATTGCAAGCAGGATTGCCTCCAAAGTAGTAATATATCTTCCTCGGAATGTTGACTTCAACCAATTGGCAGAGCTTTCTTTATCAGTCGATCCTCCTTGGACACTTGAG GTTGAGAAGAATATATTGAACGGGAGGCTCAAAGCTGTCACTGCCTATTTCACTAGTACATCTTGA
- the LOC135582419 gene encoding uncharacterized protein LOC135582419 isoform X2, which yields MAAAETEVDGPAIRTLGALFSVSTVYLSDDARVSDLEVSDRIGSLEEEEEEEGEESESRRSTITCDASKSGKQETDYCYLMEDAELAQSMAALGLPVSFKTNKQRKVSTSAKRKGMLVKSKYAHNDVEEQDPGISKVEKVLRDGTILPVSINSTEWVASNLDDLEESPSSSVHFDAQFVCETAVTTSEVGESQDCDEIITLEHVVDEFQTSGGNVDVKILDHNKNLDTGSFTQDVSEELSSGHYLELPNKQESDNTSVCLEVGDWRVLWDDYYRRNYFYDSITQQTTWYAPPGFAYLASNQSTSNGLSADAAEQHSGFEIDCDTDRHQDANVIQAESDPLLENEIVIDQMLSDSSDKSNYVNCLGINRGSESFNTITNAKEVSEYLFSDHPTCINDNTRDELETLDKQAEKVTHDEASLEIPIQNCLITSSDEIGYVGEGNEGSMTDELGNNYVSLNGKKKRRARRQKSEPKSPGVYEGVSASTFKYWCQRYSLFTRYDSGIKLDEEGWFSVTPEPIARHHANRCGGGVVIDCFAGVGGNAIQFAIKSNYVIAIDIDPQKVEFAYHNSTIYGVRDKIDFVQGDFFKMAAYMKGDSVFLSPPWGGPDYAKVQTYDIRSMLKPHDGYHLFKIASRIASKVVIYLPRNVDFNQLAELSLSVDPPWTLEPHLDMSLCHRNPESN from the exons ATGGCAGCCGCCGAGACCGAAGTGGATGGCCCGGCTATCCGAACCCTGGGCGCCCTGTTCTCCGTCTCGACTGTCTACCTCTC GGATGACGCTAGGGTTAGCGACTTGGAGGTCTCTGATCGCATTGGTAgcctggaagaagaagaagaagaagaaggtgaagaAAGCGAATCCAGG AGATCTACTATCACTTGTGACGCCAGCAAAAGCGGCAAGCAGGAAACAGATT ATTGTTATTTGATGGAAGATGCGGAACTAGCTCAGAGTATGGCTGCTCTTGGACTCCCAGTTTCTTTCAAGACAAATAAGCAG AGAAAGGTGTCTACTTCAGCGAAGAGAAAGGGAATGCTGGTGAAATCTaagtatgctcataatgatgtagAGGAACAAGATCCTGgcatttctaaagttgaaaaggTTCTTCGTGATGGCACAATTTTACCTGTTTCCATCAATAGTACAGAATGGGTAGCTTCTAATCTTGATGATTTAGAGGAAAGTCCTAGTAGCAGTGTGCACTTTGATGCACAGTTTGTATGCGAAACTGCTGTAACCACTAGTGAGGTTGGTGAAAGTCAAGATTGTGATGAAATAATCACATTGGAACATGTGGTTGATGAATTTCAAACATCTGGTGGCAATGTAGATGTTAAAATTTTAGACCATAATAAGAATTTAGATACTGGAAGTTTTACGCAAGATGTTTCGGAAGAGTTGAGCTCTGGACATTATTTGGAGTTGCCTAACAAACAG GAGTCTGATAATACTTCTGTATGCTTGGAAGTTGGTGACTGGAGGGTATTATGGGATGATTATTATCGGAGAAACTACTTTTACGACTCCATAACACAGCAGACAACTTGGTACGCTCCTCCGGGATTCGCGTATCTGGCATCCAACCAATCTACTTCTAATGGCTTGTCTGCTGATGCAGCTGAACAGCATTCAGGCTTTGAGATTGATTGTGATACTGACAGACATCAGGATGCAAATGTAATACAAGCTGAAAGTGATCCACTCCTGGAAAACGAAATTGTTATAGATCAGATGCTATCAGATTCCTCTGATAAAAGCAACTATGTTAATTGTCTTGGTATAAATCGTGGCTCTGAAAGTTTCAACACGATCACCAATGCCAAAGAAGTTTCAGAGTATCTATTTTCAGACCATCCTACATGCATCAATGACAATACCAGAG ATGAGCTTGAAACTTTGGATAAACAAGCAGAGAAAGTCACTCACGATGAGGCATCACTTGAAATTCCCATACAAAACTG TTTGATCACTTCATCAGATGAGATAGGTTATGTTGGAGAAGGAAATGAAGGCTCTATGACAGATGAGCTGGGCAATAATTATGTGTCTCTTAATGGCAAAAAGAAGAGGAGAGCAAGAAGGCAAAAATCAG AGCCTAAATCGCCAGGAGTTTATGAAGGTGTCTCTGCCAGTACTTTCAAGTATTGGTGCCAGAGATATTCACTATTTACCCGATATGATAGTGGCATAAAGTTGGATGAAGAAGGATGGTTTTCTGTCACACCGGAGCCCATTGCAAGACATCATGCAAACCGTTGTGGTGGTGGTGTTGTGATTGATTGTTTTGCTGGAGTTGGTGGAAATGCTATCCAATTTGCCATAAA GAGTAATTATGTTATTGCCATTGACATTGATCCTCAAAAGGTTGAGTTCGCATATCATAATTCTACTATTTATGGAGTTCGTGACAAAATAGACTTTGTTCAAGGTGATTTTTTCAAGATGGCAGCTTACATGAAG GGAGACTCCGTGTTTCTATCACCGCCTTGGGGTGGACCAGATTATGCAAAAGTGCAAACTTATGATATCAGATCCATGCTTAAGCCTCATGATgg GTACCATCTCTTCAAAATTGCAAGCAGGATTGCCTCCAAAGTAGTAATATATCTTCCTCGGAATGTTGACTTCAACCAATTGGCAGAGCTTTCTTTATCAGTCGATCCTCCTTGGACACTTGAG CCTCATCTGGATATGTCACTCTGTCATAGGAATCCAGAAAGCAATTGA
- the LOC135631735 gene encoding protein CDI-like: MGSEFPDVAGEEPFCVFIGYDPREDVAYQVCRRSLLRRSSVPLSVHPIRQADLRAAGLYWRPRGPTESTEFSFTRFLTPYLAGHRGWALFVDCDFLFLHDPAALFALRDPSFAVMCVHHDYAPSETTKMDGAVQTVYPRKNWSSLVLYNCAHRKNVAALTPDAVSTQSGAFLHRFMWLDDAEIGEIPFVWNFLVGHNKVDPADPDNTAPKAIHYTSGGPWFERYKDCEFADLWINELEESNAEKAAEDEKKKGSAKNN, from the coding sequence ATGGGCTCCGAGTTCCCCGACGTGGCCGGAGAGGAGCCCTTCTGTGTGTTCATCGGTTACGACCCCCGTGAGGACGTGGCCTACCAGGTCTGCCGCCGCTCTCTCCTCCGCCGCTCCTCCGTGCCCCTGTCCGTCCACCCCATCCGACAGGCTGACCTCCGCGCCGCCGGCCTCTATTGGCGACCCCGCGGCCCCACCGAGAGCACCGAGTTCTCCTTCACCCGCTTCCTCACCCCCTACCTCGCCGGCCACCGCGGCTGGGCCCTCTTCGTCGACTGCGACTTCCTCTTCCTGCACGACCCCGCCGCTCTCTTCGCCCTCCGTGACCCCAGCTTCGCCGTCATGTGCGTCCACCACGACTACGCCCCTTCCGAGACCACCAAGATGGACGGCGCCGTCCAGACCGTTTACCCCCGCAAAAACTGGTCCTCCCTCGTCCTCTATAACTGCGCCCACCGCAAGAACGTCGCCGCCCTCACCCCCGACGCCGTTAGCACCCAGTCCGGCGCCTTCCTCCACCGCTTCATGTGGCTCGACGATGCCGAGATCGGCGAGATCCCCTTCGTATGGAACTTCCTCGTCGGGCACAACAAGGTCGACCCCGCCGATCCCGACAACACCGCGCCCAAGGCCATCCACTACACCTCCGGCGGGCCTTGGTTCGAGCGCTACAAGGACTGCGAGTTCGCCGACCTCTGGATCAACGAGTTGGAGGAATCGAACGCCGAGAAGGCTGCCGAGGATGAGAAGAAGAAAGGTTCCGCAAAGAATAATTAG